The following is a genomic window from Aquipuribacter nitratireducens.
ACATCACCCTCGGCCTCGACGACGTCCCCGACGAGCAGGTGTGGCACGCGCTGCGCGCCGCCCGTGCGGACGGCTTCGTCAGCGCCCTGCCCGAGGGCCTCGACACCCGGGTCGGCGAGCGCGGCGCGAGCCTGTCCGGCGGGCAGCGGCAGCGCCTCGCGATCGCGCGCGCCCTCGTGCGTCGCCCGAGCGTGCTCGTCCTCGACGACGCCACCAGCGCGGTCGACCCGACGGTCGAGCAGCAGATCCTCGGCGCGCTGCGGGGCTCCGACGGCGTCACCGTCCTCGTCGTCGCCTACCGGCGCTCGACGATCGCCCTCGCCGACACCGTCGTCCACCTCGAGCACGGCCGCGTCGTCGACCACGGGAGCCACGAGGAGCTCATGTCCCGCGACACCGGCTACCGCACGCTCGTCGAGGCGTACGCCCGTGACGCCGCCGAGCGCGAGCAGCTCGCCGGCCGGGGGAGCGGCGCGTGAGCGCGCAGGAGCCGGCCGCCGGCCAGGGCGGCACGGGCCACCGGGTGCCGGCGCGGCCCGCCAGCGGGAGCATCGCCACCGCCTCGGAGGGTGGCGCGTGGGCGACGGTGCGGCGGGGCCTCGCCCTGTCGCCGGAGATCACGGCCGGTCTCGGGGTCACCCTCGCGCTCGCCGCCGTGTCGTCCGTGGGGCGCATCATCGTGCCCGTCGGGGTGCAGCAGACGGTCGACACCGGGATCAACGCCGAGGGCGGCCCGGACGTCCAGCGCATCGCGCTGCTCGTCGGGCTCGCCGCGCTCGCCGTCGCGGTCACGGGCGCCTGCTCCTACCTCGTCAACGTCCGGCTGTTCCGTGCCACGGAGGCCGGGCTCGCGACCCTGCGGGTCAAGGCGTTCCGTCGCATCCACGACCTGTCGACGCTCACCCAGAGCACGGAGCGCCGGGGGGCGCTGGTCTCCCGCGTGACGAGCGACGTCGACACGATCTCGATGTTCGTCCAGTTCGGCGGCATCATCCTGTTCGTCTCCCTCGGCCAGATCGTCGTGGCGACGGTCCTCATGGCCGTGTACTCGTGGTGGCTCGCGCTGCTCGTGTGGCTGACGTTCCTCCCGCTGTTCCTCAGCCTCCGGCCCCTCCAGAAGTGGCTGTCGGTGCTGTTCGGCACGGTCCGGGAGAACGTCGGCCTCATGCTCGGCGCCATCAGCGAGGCCGTCGTCGGCGCCGACACCATCCGCGCCTACGGCGCCGAGCGGCGCACGCAGGAGCGCATCGACGGCAGCGTCGAGGCGCACCGGCGCTCCGCCACGCGTGCCGGCGTCTTCGCCTCCAGCATCTTCGCCGCCGGCACGCTCGTGTCCGGGCTGGCCGTCGCCCTCGTCGTCGGTGTCGGGCTGTGGTTCGGCGTCGGTGACGACGGCGCCCTCACCCTCGGGCAGCTCCTCGCGTTCCTCTTCCTCGTCCAGCTGTTCACCCAGCCCGTGCAGATCGCCACCGAGGTGCTCAACGAGCTGCAGAACGCGATCGCGGGCTGGCGGCGGGTCATCGCCGTGCTCGACACCCCGGCCGACGTCGCCGACCCCGACGGGACGCCCGAGGCGACGCCGATCCCGCACGGCCCGGTGACCGCGCGCTTCGACGGCGTCTCCTACGCCTACCCGGACGGGCCGGTCGTGCTGCGCGGGGTCGACCTCGAGGTGCCCGCGCAGACACGGGTCGCCGTCGTCGGCGAGACGGGGTCCGGCAAGACGACGCTCGCGAAGCTCCTCACGCGGCTGCAGGACCCGCTCCACGGCCGGGTGCTGCTCAACGGCGTCGACCTGCGCGACGTCCCGTTCTCCTCGCTGCGCCGGCGGGTCGTGCTCGTGCCGCAGGAGGGCTTCCTCTTCGACGTCAGCCTGCGGGACAACATCCGCCTGTCGCGGCCGGAGGCCGACGACGACGCCGTCGACCTCGCCGTCACCGAGCTCGGTCTCGAGCCGTGGGTGCGCTCCCTGCCGCACGGCCTCGACACCCGGGTCGGCCAGCGCGGGGAGAGCCTGTCGGCCGGGGAGCGGCAGCTCGTCGCCGTCGCCCGCGCCTACCTCGCCGACCCCGACCTGCTCGTCCTCGACGAGGCGACGTCGGCGGTCGACCCCGCCACGGAGGTGCGGCTCCAGCGGGCGCTCGACGGCCTCACCCGCGGGCGCACGAGCGTCGCGATCGCGCACCGGCTGTCCACGGCCGAGGCCGCCGACGTCGTGGTCGTCGTCGACAAGGGCGAGGTCGTGGAGGTCGGCCCGCACACCGAGCTGGTCGCGGCGGGCGGTGTGTACGCCGGCCTGCACGCGAGCTGGGTGCGGCAGCGCACGAGCGACGACGGCGACCCCGTGAGACTGGACGCATGAGCACCGACGAGCTCCTCGCGCAGGTCCGCTTCGGCCCCGACGGCCTCGTGGCCGCCGTCGTGCAGCAGCACGACACCCGGGAGGTCCTCATGGTGGCGTGGATGGACGAGGGCGCCCTGCGGGAGACGCTCACGAGCCGGCGCGGCACGTACTGGAGCCGGTCGCGGCAGGAGCGCTGGCGCAAGGGCGACACCTCCGGCCACGTCCAGCACGTCGTCCGGGTGTCGCGGGACTGCGACGGGGACACGCTCCTCGTCGAGGTCGACCAGGTGGGTGCGGCCTGCCACACGGGCACCCGCACGTGCTTCGACGACCGCGTCCTGCTCGCCGCGTCCGACGAGGGGGCGGCGTGAGCGCGCCCCCCGGCACGCCGCTCGACACCCCGCTCGGGGCGACGTGGCCGGACCTCGACGGCTTCCGGACCATGGCCGCCGACCGGCGCGTCGTGCCCGTCGTCCGCCGCTACCTCGCCGACGGCGAGACCCCGGTCGGCCTGTACCGCAGGCTCTCGGCGGACCGGACCGGCAGCTTCCTGCTGGAGTCCGCCGAGCACGACGGGTCGTGGTCGCGGTGGTCGATCATCGGGGTGCGCAGCGCCGCCGTCCTCACGAGCCGGGGACCGGGCCCCGACGACGGCTGCTGGGTGGGGCAGCCGCCCGCCGGGCTGCCCCTGACCGGCGACCCGCTCGCCATGCTCCGCGAGACGCTGCGGGTGCTGCGGACCCCGCGCGTGCCCGGCATGCCGCCGCTCACCTCCGGCATGGTCGGGGTGCTCGGCTGGGACGTCGTGCACCGGTGGGAGCGCCTGCCGCGGCGCGCGGTCGACGACCTCCACCTGCCCGAGCTCGTCCTGTGCCTGGCCACCGACCTCGCCGTCGTCGACCACCGCGACGCGACGGTGTGGCTGGTCGCCAACGCCGTCAACCACGACGGCAGCGACGAACGCGTCGACGAGGCGTACGCGGACGCCGTCCGCCGCCTCGACGCGATGGAGGCCGACCTCGCCCGTCCCGCCCCGACCTCGGTCACGGTCCAGGCCGGAG
Proteins encoded in this region:
- a CDS encoding ABC transporter ATP-binding protein, giving the protein MPARPASGSIATASEGGAWATVRRGLALSPEITAGLGVTLALAAVSSVGRIIVPVGVQQTVDTGINAEGGPDVQRIALLVGLAALAVAVTGACSYLVNVRLFRATEAGLATLRVKAFRRIHDLSTLTQSTERRGALVSRVTSDVDTISMFVQFGGIILFVSLGQIVVATVLMAVYSWWLALLVWLTFLPLFLSLRPLQKWLSVLFGTVRENVGLMLGAISEAVVGADTIRAYGAERRTQERIDGSVEAHRRSATRAGVFASSIFAAGTLVSGLAVALVVGVGLWFGVGDDGALTLGQLLAFLFLVQLFTQPVQIATEVLNELQNAIAGWRRVIAVLDTPADVADPDGTPEATPIPHGPVTARFDGVSYAYPDGPVVLRGVDLEVPAQTRVAVVGETGSGKTTLAKLLTRLQDPLHGRVLLNGVDLRDVPFSSLRRRVVLVPQEGFLFDVSLRDNIRLSRPEADDDAVDLAVTELGLEPWVRSLPHGLDTRVGQRGESLSAGERQLVAVARAYLADPDLLVLDEATSAVDPATEVRLQRALDGLTRGRTSVAIAHRLSTAEAADVVVVVDKGEVVEVGPHTELVAAGGVYAGLHASWVRQRTSDDGDPVRLDA
- the hisI gene encoding phosphoribosyl-AMP cyclohydrolase codes for the protein MSTDELLAQVRFGPDGLVAAVVQQHDTREVLMVAWMDEGALRETLTSRRGTYWSRSRQERWRKGDTSGHVQHVVRVSRDCDGDTLLVEVDQVGAACHTGTRTCFDDRVLLAASDEGAA